The following are encoded in a window of Coffea eugenioides isolate CCC68of unplaced genomic scaffold, Ceug_1.0 ScVebR1_76;HRSCAF=390, whole genome shotgun sequence genomic DNA:
- the LOC113758897 gene encoding uncharacterized protein LOC113758897: MSALQKCRPPACHLPSPKARPNVAARVHSSEPQQVPDSSEVVDGTIPVFQHFSKVLVDPGATHSFVNPDFMCGIDIKPASLPYDLEVSTHTGDHRFVTSLVYRDYEVWVGERRLLGDLISLSIKGYDVILGMDWLARYNAQLDCKKKVVEFRIPGEATFGLDIRG; the protein is encoded by the coding sequence atgtCTGCGCTGCAGAAGTGCAGACCACCGGCTTGCCACCTGCCCAGTCCTAAAGCAAGACCTAATGTCGCGGCTCGCGTGCACTCATCAGAGCCCCagcaggtcccagattcctctgaGGTCGTAGatggtacgatccctgtattccaaCACTTTTCCAAAGTTTTAGTAgatcctggtgccacccattcctttgttaatccTGATTTTATGTGTGGCATTGacataaaacctgctagtttaccttacgacctagaagttagtacgcATACGGGGGATCATCGTTTTGTTACTAGTCTGGTTTATAGGGATTACGAGGTTTGGGTTGGAGAGAGGAGGTTGTTAGGGGACTTGATCAGCCTGTCAAtcaaggggtatgatgtgattctgggcatggactggttagccaggtATAATGCCCAATTGGACTGTAAAAAGAAGGTGGTGGAGTTCCGCATTCCTGGAGAAGCGACCTTCGGGTTAGATATAAGGGgaag